A region of Nostoc sp. 'Peltigera membranacea cyanobiont' N6 DNA encodes the following proteins:
- a CDS encoding glycoside hydrolase family 10 protein has product MTIIETRGIWLTTTDSKVLRSKERIAEAMDFLAETGFNVVFPVVWNKAVTLYPSQTMQQTFGVEIDPLFVGRDPLEEVVVEARRVGLKVIPWFEYGFASSYNLNGGVLLQKKPEWAACDRNGNLLKKNGFEWLNALDSQVQEFFLNLVLEVANNYDVDGIQGDDRFPAFPCEGGYDEGTVSRYRQEFDRNPPENPKDRQWLQWRADILTDFLARLYGEVKGVNPNLLVAIAPNIHDWAFQEYLQDSPAWLKRGIVDMIQPQIYRRDFGSYRAIADKLVSQQFTDATLPKLAPGILMKLGNYYISPEYLVQAIEYNRQLGIQGEVFFFYEGLRENNNTLAKVLRNGPYAKSASFPTLSDLTRSGVDNSRSSSIWQGVERLLKKIF; this is encoded by the coding sequence ATGACAATAATAGAAACTCGTGGTATTTGGCTGACCACTACTGATAGTAAGGTTCTCAGGTCAAAGGAACGCATTGCTGAGGCGATGGATTTTCTGGCTGAGACGGGATTTAACGTGGTGTTTCCCGTTGTTTGGAACAAGGCGGTAACTCTGTATCCCAGTCAAACAATGCAGCAGACATTTGGAGTCGAAATTGACCCTCTGTTTGTAGGTCGTGACCCTTTAGAAGAAGTGGTGGTGGAGGCGCGGCGAGTTGGGTTGAAAGTAATTCCTTGGTTTGAATACGGTTTTGCTAGTTCTTACAATTTGAATGGCGGTGTACTTTTACAGAAAAAACCGGAATGGGCTGCGTGCGATCGCAACGGCAACTTACTAAAGAAAAACGGCTTTGAGTGGTTGAATGCCCTCGACTCACAGGTGCAAGAATTCTTCTTAAACTTGGTGCTGGAAGTTGCGAATAATTACGATGTGGATGGTATTCAAGGTGACGATCGCTTCCCTGCATTCCCATGTGAAGGTGGCTATGACGAGGGAACTGTCAGCCGCTATCGCCAGGAATTCGATCGCAATCCGCCAGAGAATCCCAAGGATAGGCAATGGTTACAGTGGCGTGCAGATATTCTTACTGACTTTTTGGCGCGTCTCTATGGGGAGGTGAAAGGGGTGAATCCTAATTTGTTAGTTGCGATCGCACCTAATATCCATGATTGGGCATTCCAGGAATATCTGCAAGACTCCCCTGCATGGCTGAAGCGGGGAATTGTTGATATGATTCAGCCGCAGATTTATCGCCGTGACTTTGGGAGTTATCGGGCGATCGCTGATAAACTAGTAAGCCAGCAGTTCACTGATGCAACACTGCCGAAGTTAGCACCGGGAATACTGATGAAGCTTGGCAATTATTATATTAGTCCAGAATATCTGGTGCAGGCAATTGAATACAATCGCCAACTTGGTATTCAAGGAGAGGTATTCTTTTTTTACGAAGGTTTGCGCGAAAATAACAATACCCTAGCTAAAGTTTTACGAAATGGCCCCTATGCTAAGTCTGCATCATTTCCCACTTTGTCAGATTTAACTAGGAGTGGTGTAGACAACAGCAGATCATCTTCAATATGGCAAGGAGTGGAGAGGTTATTAAAAAAGATTTTTTAA
- a CDS encoding DUF1206 domain-containing protein — translation MTQQLTNHASLWVERLGRFGYVSKGVVYGIVGLLAAQAAFGRGGKTTDTQGALQTIVNQPFGKFLLALVAIGLIGYVIWRFVQAIKDPEKKGNDAKGLAVRIGYAVNGLIYASLALSAVQIVMGTGSGKNSSDSTEDSTARLLSQPFGQWLVGTVGVFVIALGFYQFYQAFSGKFRKELNLTQLSNTQTQWVMRISRFGLAARGIVFCIIGWFLIEAARQSNAATAEGLDEVLQTLAQQPYGAWFLGIVALGLVAYGIYTIIQARYRRLVNV, via the coding sequence ATGACACAACAGTTGACAAACCATGCTTCATTGTGGGTTGAGCGACTGGGACGATTTGGCTATGTTTCCAAGGGAGTAGTTTACGGTATAGTTGGACTACTGGCAGCACAGGCGGCTTTTGGCAGGGGTGGTAAAACAACTGATACCCAAGGCGCTCTCCAAACAATCGTCAACCAGCCATTTGGTAAATTTTTACTGGCTTTAGTTGCAATTGGCTTGATTGGATACGTAATCTGGCGTTTTGTACAGGCAATTAAAGACCCAGAAAAGAAAGGTAATGATGCCAAAGGTTTGGCAGTGCGAATTGGTTACGCAGTTAATGGCTTGATTTATGCAAGTTTAGCCTTAAGTGCTGTGCAAATCGTTATGGGTACAGGCAGCGGTAAAAATAGTAGTGATTCTACTGAAGATTCGACAGCACGTTTGCTTTCTCAACCCTTTGGTCAATGGTTAGTTGGAACTGTGGGAGTGTTTGTAATTGCTCTAGGCTTCTATCAGTTTTATCAAGCTTTTAGTGGCAAATTTCGTAAAGAACTCAATTTAACTCAGTTAAGCAACACACAAACCCAATGGGTAATGAGGATTTCCAGATTTGGTTTAGCGGCACGGGGCATAGTATTTTGTATTATCGGTTGGTTCTTAATTGAAGCAGCAAGGCAATCAAACGCTGCTACCGCAGAAGGTTTGGATGAAGTATTACAGACGCTAGCGCAACAGCCTTATGGAGCATGGTTTTTGGGTATTGTGGCGTTAGGTTTGGTTGCTTATGGAATTTACACAATAATACAGGCGCGGTATCGTCGGCTAGTCAATGTTTAG
- a CDS encoding NAD-binding protein, protein MKPRIIVCGLGRTGYKTFRLLRHQGTFVVGIHHQSIPGETAGDVIVGDLQAASTLTAAGIQQAHTLVIAGSKDALNLSIMMQARVLNPQIRIINRFYNTNLGERLDQSLPDHLSMSVVGLAAPVFTFAALGNRAIGQIKLFQQTWPIHEEYIDENHFWKGLKLSELWEDRSRMLIYYLPVKGEMDLISGVISGQEIQVGDRLIVGTQPRIRSPRRSLIRKLLKVLTNIRLFQQHGRSVLVGAIALLAVILIATFTYMSAELSLSPVDALYFSVGMITGAGGNDKVVENAPNSIKLFTVVMMLVGAVVIGIWYAMLTDFVLGSRFKQFWDAARIPQRSHYIVCGLSGIGVRIVQQLHASGHEVVVVEPDSNNKYINTARELGIPVIQGDASFRTILKASNIDSASAVLAVTSNDATNLEIALKAKGLTPSIPVIIHYADPDFAGIAQQLFGFEAVLSPAELAAPAFAAAALGGRILGNGITADSLWVAFATAITASHAFCGQWVKDVAISSDCVPLYVETNNQTLHGWDLLETNLSVGDVLYMTMPATQLYQLWRDEPVCETHA, encoded by the coding sequence ATGAAACCCAGAATTATTGTTTGTGGCTTAGGACGTACCGGATATAAAACCTTTCGTTTGCTGAGACATCAGGGAACCTTCGTTGTTGGTATTCATCACCAATCTATCCCTGGCGAAACGGCAGGAGATGTGATTGTTGGCGATTTACAAGCAGCTTCTACCCTAACAGCAGCAGGAATTCAACAGGCACACACTTTAGTCATTGCCGGATCTAAAGATGCTTTGAATTTGTCTATTATGATGCAAGCGCGGGTGCTGAATCCCCAGATTCGGATTATCAACCGTTTTTATAATACAAATTTGGGTGAGCGCCTAGATCAAAGTTTGCCAGACCATTTGAGTATGAGTGTTGTCGGATTAGCAGCACCTGTATTCACCTTTGCAGCACTGGGAAACCGAGCGATCGGACAAATCAAATTATTTCAGCAAACTTGGCCAATTCACGAAGAGTACATTGATGAAAACCACTTCTGGAAAGGTCTAAAGCTGAGTGAATTGTGGGAAGATCGCTCGCGGATGCTGATTTATTACTTGCCAGTAAAAGGTGAGATGGATTTGATATCAGGTGTCATATCTGGCCAAGAGATCCAAGTAGGCGATCGCTTAATTGTTGGTACGCAACCCCGCATCCGTTCTCCCAGGCGATCGTTGATTAGAAAATTGCTGAAAGTCTTGACTAATATTAGGCTGTTTCAGCAACACGGGCGCTCAGTCTTGGTGGGTGCTATTGCGCTATTGGCAGTTATTCTGATTGCCACATTTACCTATATGTCGGCTGAGTTGAGTTTGTCTCCTGTCGATGCTCTATATTTTTCTGTAGGCATGATTACGGGAGCCGGTGGTAATGACAAAGTAGTAGAAAATGCTCCTAACAGTATTAAGTTATTTACCGTTGTGATGATGCTGGTTGGAGCAGTGGTGATTGGTATTTGGTATGCCATGCTCACCGATTTTGTCTTGGGGAGTCGCTTTAAGCAATTTTGGGATGCAGCCCGAATTCCCCAGCGATCGCACTACATTGTCTGTGGCTTGAGTGGGATTGGGGTGAGAATTGTCCAGCAACTCCACGCCAGCGGACATGAAGTTGTAGTAGTTGAACCCGACTCCAACAACAAATATATCAACACCGCCCGCGAACTCGGTATTCCCGTCATTCAGGGCGATGCCAGCTTCCGTACAATACTTAAAGCCAGCAATATAGACTCTGCTTCTGCCGTGCTTGCCGTTACTAGCAATGATGCTACCAATCTAGAAATTGCCCTCAAAGCCAAAGGCTTGACACCTAGCATTCCGGTGATTATTCATTATGCCGATCCCGATTTTGCCGGCATAGCGCAACAGCTATTTGGCTTCGAGGCCGTACTGAGTCCGGCTGAACTAGCAGCCCCAGCTTTTGCTGCTGCTGCACTAGGGGGACGCATTCTCGGCAATGGCATCACAGCCGATAGTCTTTGGGTAGCCTTTGCAACCGCGATTACAGCTTCACACGCCTTTTGTGGGCAGTGGGTGAAAGATGTAGCAATATCATCTGACTGTGTACCTTTGTATGTAGAAACAAACAACCAAACCCTTCATGGCTGGGATTTACTAGAAACTAACCTTAGTGTTGGGGACGTTTTGTATATGACAATGCCAGCAACACAGCTATATCAATTGTGGCGAGACGAGCCAGTTTGCGAAACACATGCTTAA
- a CDS encoding helix-turn-helix domain-containing protein, which produces MSQHQPRIIKTEEDNEKFLETVEERLSRSHLTAEEDALLELLVKPIEDFEDKHYQLNASIPYSRLLHLMEARGLKQADLVEILGSSEMFTKIINGELKMTKEQAETLGNFFHVDASLFILG; this is translated from the coding sequence ATGTCTCAACATCAACCTCGGATTATCAAGACAGAAGAGGATAACGAGAAATTTTTAGAAACTGTTGAAGAACGGCTTTCTCGTTCCCATCTGACAGCTGAAGAAGATGCTTTGTTGGAATTATTGGTAAAACCGATCGAAGATTTTGAAGATAAGCACTATCAGCTTAATGCTTCAATACCTTATTCAAGACTCTTGCATTTGATGGAAGCTAGGGGTTTGAAACAAGCTGATTTAGTGGAAATTCTTGGTTCAAGTGAGATGTTTACTAAAATCATTAATGGCGAGTTAAAAATGACGAAAGAACAAGCTGAGACTTTGGGAAACTTTTTTCATGTTGATGCAAGTTTGTTTATTTTAGGATGA
- a CDS encoding DUF2358 domain-containing protein, which yields MESKFSVEEVIKILKQDLPTLFEKDISYDIYTDDIYFKDPVNTFKYKFNYRIIFWTLRFHARLFFSQIYFDVHEVSESAEDTILAKWTVRGVLRVPWKAGLLFNGYSTYKLNQDNFIYEHIDTWDRKPSEILKQFWQKEGES from the coding sequence GTGGAATCTAAATTCTCAGTGGAAGAAGTAATTAAAATCCTCAAACAGGATTTACCAACACTTTTTGAAAAAGATATTTCTTATGACATTTATACAGACGATATCTACTTTAAAGACCCAGTAAATACATTCAAATACAAATTTAACTATCGCATTATATTTTGGACTTTGCGATTTCATGCTCGGCTATTTTTTAGCCAAATTTACTTTGATGTGCATGAAGTATCTGAGTCAGCCGAAGATACTATCTTAGCAAAGTGGACAGTACGGGGAGTGTTGCGCGTTCCTTGGAAAGCAGGTTTGCTTTTTAATGGCTATTCAACATATAAACTTAACCAAGATAATTTTATATACGAGCATATCGATACCTGGGATCGCAAACCTAGCGAGATATTAAAGCAGTTTTGGCAAAAAGAAGGAGAGAGCTAA